The following proteins are co-located in the Neodiprion virginianus isolate iyNeoVirg1 chromosome 6, iyNeoVirg1.1, whole genome shotgun sequence genome:
- the LOC124306756 gene encoding RNA-binding protein Musashi homolog 2-like isoform X3, with product MFPYTTFPAVGAGMEANGAIEHDFHNALVPINGSHSGSSGRSTPNGGDPAPGKLFVGGLSWQTSSEKLREYFGMFGTVTDVLIMKDPVTQRSRGFGFITFAEPGSVDKVLKCPIHTLDGKKIDPKHATPKNRAKQANRTKKIFVGGVSQDTSSDEVKAYFNQFGKVEETVMLMDQQTKRHRGFGFVTFENEDVVDRVCEIHFHTIKNKKVECKKAQPKEAVQPGALALGKRVVLGALGVRLAPQQPHPVASQIVAAQAQAQVQAAAAAAAAAQVQNAVAGYGKLFGSYPALSAYRYAPYPIPGAMATAPPPAPAPQATPTAPAAPGNPYQGYSLTNVDMSSFQGVDWGSMYGMGMYV from the exons cGCCGGCATGGAAGCCAACGGTGCGATTGAGCACGATTTTCACAATGCCCTGGTACCCATAAACGGCAGCCATTCGGGAAGCTCGGGAAGAAGTACGCCGAACGGCGGCGATCCAGCACCCGGCAAACTATTCGTCGGGGGTTTGTCGTGGCAAACGAGCAGCGAGAAGCTCAGAGAATACTTCGGCATGTTCGGCACTGTCACGGACGTGCTAATCATGAAGGATCCCGTTACACAG AGGAGTCGAGGTTTCGGTTTCATAACATTCGCTGAGCCCGGCAGCgtcgacaaggtgttgaagTGCCCGATCCACACGCTCGACGGCAAGAAGATCGACCCGAAACACGCGACGCCGAAGAACCGTGCCAAGCAGGCGAATCGCACGAAGAAGATATTCGTCGGAGGAGTCAGCCAGGACACGAGCAGCGACGAGGTGAAGGCCTACTTCAACCAGTTCGGTAAGGTCGAGGAGACGGTGATGCTGATGGACCAGCAGACGAAGCGGCACAGGGGCTTCGGCTTCGTCACCTTCGAGAACGAGGACGTGGTCGATCGCGTCTGCGAGATACACTTTCACACGATAAAGAACAAGAAGGTCGAGTGCAAGAAGGCCCAGCCCAAGGAGGCGGTCCAGCCCGGGGCCCTGGCCCTCGGGAAACGCGTCGTCCTCGGCGCCCTCGGGGTCCGACTGGCACCCCAGCAGCCGCACCCCGTGGCGTCCCAGATAGTCGCGGCCCAGGCCCAGGCCCAAGTTCAGGCCGCTGCGGCGGCCGCGGCCGCGGCCCAAGTTCAGAACGCGGTAGCCGGATACGGAAAGCTTTTCGGCAGCTATCCAGCGCTTTCCGCCTACAGATACGCCCCCTACCCGATACCGGGGGCCATGGCCACCGCACCGCCACCGGCACCCGCACCCCAGGCGACACCGACGGCACCTGCGGCCCCAGGGAACCCCTACCAGGGATACTCACTGACAAACGTCGACATGTCCAGTTTCCAGGGAGTTGACTGGGGATCGATGTACGGCATGGGGATGTACGTCTAA
- the LOC124306756 gene encoding RNA-binding protein Musashi homolog 2-like isoform X2, whose protein sequence is MAAASFPPNFSNVGVLDNCAGMEANGAIEHDFHNALVPINGSHSGSSGRSTPNGGDPAPGKLFVGGLSWQTSSEKLREYFGMFGTVTDVLIMKDPVTQRSRGFGFITFAEPGSVDKVLKCPIHTLDGKKIDPKHATPKNRAKQANRTKKIFVGGVSQDTSSDEVKAYFNQFGKVEETVMLMDQQTKRHRGFGFVTFENEDVVDRVCEIHFHTIKNKKVECKKAQPKEAVQPGALALGKRVVLGALGVRLAPQQPHPVASQIVAAQAQAQVQAAAAAAAAAQVQNAVAGYGKLFGSYPALSAYRYAPYPIPGAMATAPPPAPAPQATPTAPAAPGNPYQGYSLTNVDMSSFQGVDWGSMYGMGMYV, encoded by the exons cGCCGGCATGGAAGCCAACGGTGCGATTGAGCACGATTTTCACAATGCCCTGGTACCCATAAACGGCAGCCATTCGGGAAGCTCGGGAAGAAGTACGCCGAACGGCGGCGATCCAGCACCCGGCAAACTATTCGTCGGGGGTTTGTCGTGGCAAACGAGCAGCGAGAAGCTCAGAGAATACTTCGGCATGTTCGGCACTGTCACGGACGTGCTAATCATGAAGGATCCCGTTACACAG AGGAGTCGAGGTTTCGGTTTCATAACATTCGCTGAGCCCGGCAGCgtcgacaaggtgttgaagTGCCCGATCCACACGCTCGACGGCAAGAAGATCGACCCGAAACACGCGACGCCGAAGAACCGTGCCAAGCAGGCGAATCGCACGAAGAAGATATTCGTCGGAGGAGTCAGCCAGGACACGAGCAGCGACGAGGTGAAGGCCTACTTCAACCAGTTCGGTAAGGTCGAGGAGACGGTGATGCTGATGGACCAGCAGACGAAGCGGCACAGGGGCTTCGGCTTCGTCACCTTCGAGAACGAGGACGTGGTCGATCGCGTCTGCGAGATACACTTTCACACGATAAAGAACAAGAAGGTCGAGTGCAAGAAGGCCCAGCCCAAGGAGGCGGTCCAGCCCGGGGCCCTGGCCCTCGGGAAACGCGTCGTCCTCGGCGCCCTCGGGGTCCGACTGGCACCCCAGCAGCCGCACCCCGTGGCGTCCCAGATAGTCGCGGCCCAGGCCCAGGCCCAAGTTCAGGCCGCTGCGGCGGCCGCGGCCGCGGCCCAAGTTCAGAACGCGGTAGCCGGATACGGAAAGCTTTTCGGCAGCTATCCAGCGCTTTCCGCCTACAGATACGCCCCCTACCCGATACCGGGGGCCATGGCCACCGCACCGCCACCGGCACCCGCACCCCAGGCGACACCGACGGCACCTGCGGCCCCAGGGAACCCCTACCAGGGATACTCACTGACAAACGTCGACATGTCCAGTTTCCAGGGAGTTGACTGGGGATCGATGTACGGCATGGGGATGTACGTCTAA
- the LOC124306756 gene encoding RNA-binding protein Musashi homolog 2-like isoform X1 → MKSVLTTTRSEAAKILLRQMAAASFPPNFSNVGVLDNCAGMEANGAIEHDFHNALVPINGSHSGSSGRSTPNGGDPAPGKLFVGGLSWQTSSEKLREYFGMFGTVTDVLIMKDPVTQRSRGFGFITFAEPGSVDKVLKCPIHTLDGKKIDPKHATPKNRAKQANRTKKIFVGGVSQDTSSDEVKAYFNQFGKVEETVMLMDQQTKRHRGFGFVTFENEDVVDRVCEIHFHTIKNKKVECKKAQPKEAVQPGALALGKRVVLGALGVRLAPQQPHPVASQIVAAQAQAQVQAAAAAAAAAQVQNAVAGYGKLFGSYPALSAYRYAPYPIPGAMATAPPPAPAPQATPTAPAAPGNPYQGYSLTNVDMSSFQGVDWGSMYGMGMYV, encoded by the exons cGCCGGCATGGAAGCCAACGGTGCGATTGAGCACGATTTTCACAATGCCCTGGTACCCATAAACGGCAGCCATTCGGGAAGCTCGGGAAGAAGTACGCCGAACGGCGGCGATCCAGCACCCGGCAAACTATTCGTCGGGGGTTTGTCGTGGCAAACGAGCAGCGAGAAGCTCAGAGAATACTTCGGCATGTTCGGCACTGTCACGGACGTGCTAATCATGAAGGATCCCGTTACACAG AGGAGTCGAGGTTTCGGTTTCATAACATTCGCTGAGCCCGGCAGCgtcgacaaggtgttgaagTGCCCGATCCACACGCTCGACGGCAAGAAGATCGACCCGAAACACGCGACGCCGAAGAACCGTGCCAAGCAGGCGAATCGCACGAAGAAGATATTCGTCGGAGGAGTCAGCCAGGACACGAGCAGCGACGAGGTGAAGGCCTACTTCAACCAGTTCGGTAAGGTCGAGGAGACGGTGATGCTGATGGACCAGCAGACGAAGCGGCACAGGGGCTTCGGCTTCGTCACCTTCGAGAACGAGGACGTGGTCGATCGCGTCTGCGAGATACACTTTCACACGATAAAGAACAAGAAGGTCGAGTGCAAGAAGGCCCAGCCCAAGGAGGCGGTCCAGCCCGGGGCCCTGGCCCTCGGGAAACGCGTCGTCCTCGGCGCCCTCGGGGTCCGACTGGCACCCCAGCAGCCGCACCCCGTGGCGTCCCAGATAGTCGCGGCCCAGGCCCAGGCCCAAGTTCAGGCCGCTGCGGCGGCCGCGGCCGCGGCCCAAGTTCAGAACGCGGTAGCCGGATACGGAAAGCTTTTCGGCAGCTATCCAGCGCTTTCCGCCTACAGATACGCCCCCTACCCGATACCGGGGGCCATGGCCACCGCACCGCCACCGGCACCCGCACCCCAGGCGACACCGACGGCACCTGCGGCCCCAGGGAACCCCTACCAGGGATACTCACTGACAAACGTCGACATGTCCAGTTTCCAGGGAGTTGACTGGGGATCGATGTACGGCATGGGGATGTACGTCTAA
- the LOC124306756 gene encoding RNA-binding protein Musashi homolog 2-like isoform X4 has protein sequence MEANGAIEHDFHNALVPINGSHSGSSGRSTPNGGDPAPGKLFVGGLSWQTSSEKLREYFGMFGTVTDVLIMKDPVTQRSRGFGFITFAEPGSVDKVLKCPIHTLDGKKIDPKHATPKNRAKQANRTKKIFVGGVSQDTSSDEVKAYFNQFGKVEETVMLMDQQTKRHRGFGFVTFENEDVVDRVCEIHFHTIKNKKVECKKAQPKEAVQPGALALGKRVVLGALGVRLAPQQPHPVASQIVAAQAQAQVQAAAAAAAAAQVQNAVAGYGKLFGSYPALSAYRYAPYPIPGAMATAPPPAPAPQATPTAPAAPGNPYQGYSLTNVDMSSFQGVDWGSMYGMGMYV, from the exons ATGGAAGCCAACGGTGCGATTGAGCACGATTTTCACAATGCCCTGGTACCCATAAACGGCAGCCATTCGGGAAGCTCGGGAAGAAGTACGCCGAACGGCGGCGATCCAGCACCCGGCAAACTATTCGTCGGGGGTTTGTCGTGGCAAACGAGCAGCGAGAAGCTCAGAGAATACTTCGGCATGTTCGGCACTGTCACGGACGTGCTAATCATGAAGGATCCCGTTACACAG AGGAGTCGAGGTTTCGGTTTCATAACATTCGCTGAGCCCGGCAGCgtcgacaaggtgttgaagTGCCCGATCCACACGCTCGACGGCAAGAAGATCGACCCGAAACACGCGACGCCGAAGAACCGTGCCAAGCAGGCGAATCGCACGAAGAAGATATTCGTCGGAGGAGTCAGCCAGGACACGAGCAGCGACGAGGTGAAGGCCTACTTCAACCAGTTCGGTAAGGTCGAGGAGACGGTGATGCTGATGGACCAGCAGACGAAGCGGCACAGGGGCTTCGGCTTCGTCACCTTCGAGAACGAGGACGTGGTCGATCGCGTCTGCGAGATACACTTTCACACGATAAAGAACAAGAAGGTCGAGTGCAAGAAGGCCCAGCCCAAGGAGGCGGTCCAGCCCGGGGCCCTGGCCCTCGGGAAACGCGTCGTCCTCGGCGCCCTCGGGGTCCGACTGGCACCCCAGCAGCCGCACCCCGTGGCGTCCCAGATAGTCGCGGCCCAGGCCCAGGCCCAAGTTCAGGCCGCTGCGGCGGCCGCGGCCGCGGCCCAAGTTCAGAACGCGGTAGCCGGATACGGAAAGCTTTTCGGCAGCTATCCAGCGCTTTCCGCCTACAGATACGCCCCCTACCCGATACCGGGGGCCATGGCCACCGCACCGCCACCGGCACCCGCACCCCAGGCGACACCGACGGCACCTGCGGCCCCAGGGAACCCCTACCAGGGATACTCACTGACAAACGTCGACATGTCCAGTTTCCAGGGAGTTGACTGGGGATCGATGTACGGCATGGGGATGTACGTCTAA